tttgtttactACTTCGACTGGGGATATATTCCATGCTTGCACTAATTTTACTCGAGATGTCCTGGCATTCatttgcaaaaaatattctagTGTTAGCCATTCTTCTGAATCCCTAAAAATTTGTGTTAAATTATTGtccaaaatatttatgtctGTTCCTAACGGATTATAAGTCATTGTTACCCTAAAACTTAGTTCTTCATTTAATAGGTGAATTTGCTTAGTAAAGACGtctaaataaatatgtatactaAGTGAATATGTTTGTTTTTCTGACTGTATTAAAGgtattattacaattttatgcaaatcattgtttatttttaataacttGCATTCTGTTACTAAGGATACACAAATAAAATGCCCATACgtgatgataatattttttttacttaaaAACGCAAACggaatacaaaaaaaataatgaaaaaaaatacataaattaatataaacaatttttacaatttatttcttcactgtgtaattaaatataaatataattgtaaaaaaatgtttttacaatattatgtgtatattttcACAAATATCAAACTAACTTGAAATGGTGTAATAGTAAAAGAACAAGTCttatgtataattttatatgatataaatagcTAGTTATAATTAGCTAAAAATTTTAGTAAAAATCTGCctgaacaaaaaaaaaaaaaaaaaaaaaatcacatattattattaccacattttacaatatagctatattttttaaggtATATTATTCGTCTTAAATAGATAaaagtataatatttttagaataaattaaaaaaacgataaatatatatgtaaggtctcttttaatataattttaaaaatataaaaattgtgttaattctttatttagGGGTTGCATGGAATTCCGCTTTGAGATTTTCATCTATGCACATAAATACTGCATAAAATGCACGtgtttataatatgtaaatttactaggaatataattatttttacataaaaataatggaaaatagaaataataaacaataaataaaacaaataaataaaaatataattataataataatgaataaataataacagataaataaaatgtaaaataaataaatttctcCTCCTTTATGTTGCATTGTTTATTCCCTTAATCAAAGGTATTTcaaaacaatataattaCGTTTTCCATCTAAACGTGGGAATTATAGGATGACGAGAcatagtaaaaataatacagcAAATCCCATATTTACATATCATGAAAGGAAAAAGGTCAAAGGtataaacaaattgaaAAGAAACTGAATGTAGAAAATAACAGTTGCCacgtttttataatatacacGATGGGAGTAATtcttacatatatatatatagttataGCTATAGACGTTTATGCTCtataaatatggaaaacataattaataatgctactttatttcattgccacattttcttttttttaagatgCTGGAACTCTCAAAGAGAGATTAGGAAAAGACTCGATGCGAAAGTTCGAGCAATGCTGGATTTGCTTGAGAACTTCCGAAACTCCTGTTAGTACCCCTTATggtcatatattttgtaaaatatgcatagttaataattttttagcgcaaaaaaaagaatattctaaaaaaaaaaaggaatatgaaaattatattaaagatatggaccgaaaaaaaaaagaggaAGCACTTCATATGAgagaaaaggaaaaaatgaaatttttGGATGACCTTGAAAATGTTCATGAAAATGTTAAGGTACAATTGAAAATTTGATAATGCACACATGGCTAGTTAAAAATGTGGAAAACGCAGTTATAAAGTTTTCGGcgtgaaatatttaaacaaatGAGCCAAATTAttgctttattttatattttttatttatttgaagaAAACGGATGAACGAAAAACGGGTGTAGATATATCTAGTAACTTTTGGATAGCTGGTAATGCAAAAGTAAAGAAAGATAtcgataaaaaattaaaaccaCCATCCAATAAATTAGTATGTCCAATTAGTGGGAAGCCCATAAAAATGAGTGAACTAATTACTATTAATCCTGAGGTTATTGATCAAAATGATACCATAAATGGAAAGTAAGTTTTGctattatatttctatatgataaaataagatAGTGGTGAACAGGTTTTAGTACCTCGAAATGTTAACACGActtatgtacatataaaaatggcatgacaattttttttattttgatagtTGGGTTTGctcattttcaaaaaagaaCATAGACCATAATAAAGCAGTtctcataaaaaaaacaggacaaataattataaaagtaaatattaaaatagatGGATActttataaatatcatatttttattaaacataataaaacaaatatatccaTAATGAAAATCATAATATGTATCATTGGCAACTAATTTGCGTATTTACCTTTTCTTTTATGTAGTCtgtttttgaaaaattcatttatgggaaaaaaaattcattagAAATAGAGGTTGGGGATGAAGATTTTATTAACCTACAACCAGGAGGAACAGGTAtcgtattttattttgtcaatttgtatatccatatttttatttttccaaaaTTGTAGGATGCACTAGTTGTGtgtgtttttaaaaaaggcAATGATAGCAAATTTTAGAAATGAATGAGCAAGAACATGAACAAATATGTGCATACCATTCATAACAAAATGGCTATTCcctatttatttgtatttacaattttatttttttctttcagCTTTCTGTACCCACAACAATGTTCAAAACAGCATGTATCGAGAGGTTCTTCTCTAGCTAGACGAAATGCAAAGcagagaaaaaatatactaaGACAATTCTATTTGCTTCTAACCTTTTCATGTGAtgttacttttatttttttgtttgatTAAATTCCACTTTTGGAATTCCATAATTTAAACCTGTTTAATGATATTCAAACATTTGTCATaagcattatatttttttaaataaaaacattctTACTTttcttaattatttaatatttttgatataatatgtaaaataaataaataatagtaaagAATATGATAAAGTGATAATGTCATAATAAATTTCTctttgaataaaaaaaaaaagattatATAGGGTTACacatttccattttttagctacaaaattttgtgatatatatttataaattattttatttgttcatTTCCTATTCCTTTAAAgagtataaaataaatataataatattagccaaatttaattatgtattataataCGTAGTGGTGATCATTTCGTATGTTTTTCCTGACTATCCATCCATTTACGGTGAACTATTCAGCAATACTTTACAAGGATTgcatatgtttattatgtacaatgtaaacataataaatatgcaaaagtagaaaattgtttattttttataaacttattataattctatttttcaaaactgtttgtaattttttatattttgaaatgtagcatttataatgaaataaataaataaaatttttttttggtgtTTGTTCATTCTTCtgttttcataaaaaaaaataaaaataaaaaatagtaaataaaaatgaaatgatTTGAAATATAAACTATTCCAATGTTGAGAAAAACGAAAGAGAGGATATGTTTCAATTGATCAAATTCAAAGGGGtatattacaaatatataatatttttgttgctgagtttatttatttcaagaGTAAagacatataaaataaaaaaatggaatggCTTGTgggaaaattattattatgaaccTTGTTTAGGCGttaaattagaaaaaagtAACTATCtctttttacaaaataaacagAATTGTGTAgtacataataaatataatgaacaTGTGGAAGCAAAAAGAAATAACTTTGTAAAACCCAgggtgaaaaaaaatattctttttgtAGGGACACCCACTTTAGCACACCATTCTTATAGTAATAGAAAAGGCTGGAGACAATCcgaaaaagtaaataaacGCCATCCTCGTTTTCATTCCTCTCTGTTTGCGACACAACAAGGTGATAATGGCGAAGGGAAAGAAAGCAGCCAATTAGGTAGCGAAGAAAAAGGAGGAAGCCAATTAGGTAGCGAAGAAAAAGGAGGAAGCCAAACAAGCCCCAACACAAGGAgtagtaaaaaaaagaattacaaatttatgtcatggaataataaaaatgaaataaacaattttgatgtcgaaaaatatgatttaataaatagtgGAGATGATACAGAAAAATATCATTCCTCATTTTTTAcatcaataaaaaataaaaaagaaaaaaatgtggaTGCAcatcatttaaatattaaaataaataaagaactAGTAAATACATTATCTGTAGaagaattattaaatgttctttcaaaatatgaagataataaaacagAAAGTAGCACACCAAATGGACAAGTAGATATTCCAAAAAACACAACATTCAACGAAGTAAACATTGTTACAGCGTATCATAGAATTGcaaaacatattaaaaataaaaattatatgctCAAAGAAAATACGaaagataataatgaaatggACGATTTTTTCGACCCTATAACATTCAGCTTGtttgaaaattattcaaaCGTAGCGGACGAAAAGGCCGACGAAAAGGCCGACGAAAAGGCAGACGAAAATACACCTGACCAAAATAATAGCAAACATGTGCTGCCTAACAAAATGGAAGATAAAACCTTTTCAAACATAAATTACAACAACCATTCCTCTTTATgtaatatagatatatataaaaatttatatggcTTGTTGAAGGACAAactgaataataatacatctATAGCACCTAAGCATGTAGCAAATATTGCATGGGCTTCCACTATAATAGcaaatgatgatatatatatatggaataatataaaaaaacagttttatgaaaatatacaaaattttaaagcACAAGAAGTatcaattattatatggtCCTTTAGTGCATCCAAAAATAAActtattcaaaataaagatgaatttatattattatttaattgtataaaaaaatatatagatgaaaataaatttaaagcTCAAGAGTTTAGTAATATCATATGGTCTTTTGctatttcaaaatatgcaaactttgatttattaattatattatataattatgctttaaaaatatttggaaaattatttatgaaagACATAGCAACCATTTTATATAGCTTATCTATATTTGCTACAGACacaataaatcaaaaaataattaatactATTAAAAATCGACATTTTGAAGAATAtggaattaaaaatgattatttgACAATACATAAAGAAGGAcctcaaaataataacgaattaaaaaaaaatgaaaataattttacttCCACTTTTTGCTATTTTAATCAAATACCACAAAATCAGAACACAGTTTCATctgaaaatttaattattgaTTCAGCTGATAATGGAGGCACATCAAATTGTTATAACAAATTAAGTGATGATAAAAagtatgttttttttttactttttgaaaattttttaatttattctttaaaaaaaatacaaaatgaaaGAGAAAAAGTGAATATGAGAACTTGGGCAAATATTTTCTGGTCCTGTGCAAATGTTGGATTAGGACTCTACAATGATTCACCTTCTAATCATAACCTtaaatattacaaataCATATCGAAGGATATTCCTACTTCACAAGATGTGACTTTGCATGATGACACGATTGAGTTTGAAAAGGAATCCGATTCGATGTATAACATATTGACACAAGATAAGTTACAAAATTCAAACATTGAAATAGATCTAAAGCCATATGTGCATGTTATCGAAAATGATTATGTATTTCCACTAACATCGGATGTAGAGAATAGatattcaaattatataaaaacagaAATGGATGTAAAACAATATGGAATAAACGTAAATCTGGATCTCTTTAATCAGGCTGAAAATGTGATTGGTCCTGCTAAGGTAGATAAAGAAGAGAGTGCTATCACTGACTCTGTTCCACAAAATGAAGGCGAAAAGGAAACTAATACTAACGACTGCGTAAATAACAATGGGAAGGACGAAATTGACTGCTctgcatttttaaaatcgcTGGACGCACAAAAAAACGACACTATTTATAACCAAACGAATAAAAgtaatattgtttttaagTTAGTcgaaaattttgaatataatttaaatcaaaaaataattaagtGGTCAAGATGTGAAATTCAATCTATtactaatatattatggagtttatctattttaaatatattttcaaaaaaaataatcgaAGATGGATTATATGAATGTAATAAAAGGTTTATAAAGTATggtaaaagaaaaaattataataaaattcaaTACTTTATTTCACAATTACATCAGTCACAATTATATCAAGTTGCCTTTTCCTATGCCATTTACCTATTAAATGAAGAGAAGAATGgaatgaaaaaaagtaCAAATGCAAGTACaacgataaaaaaaactctttacaacatttttgaaaaatattttaagatCTCTATTAATACTCTcaatatatggaaaaagCAATTGGCTAGAAATCAGAGAAAAGAGGAAAAACAACACATTTCTTCGTCGgtgcataaaaaaatatcaaacgACCTTAAGTAccttaatatttttcattacaaCGAGTACTTTATCCTGGACTCGATTCTAGTGGACGCATACATCCCCCACGCTATGGTAATGCTTGCTCGGTTTGTTCGTTTTGTTCGTTTTGTTCGTTTTGCTCGTGTTACTTCCTTTTTTCATATCAATTTTCCACATATTTTCCGCATATTTTCCACCATTTCAGACGGCGATCGAAATTGACGGCCCAAGCCATTTTATTCAGAGAGGGGCCTCAATTGTGTACAATCCAAACACACTATTTAAGAAGAGACTGCTGAGAGCTCTCGGTTTTGTTGTTGTTTCGATTTCAATAACGGACCatacatttgtttttaGTGCACTAAAcacaataaattttattaaaaaaattctagcaaaaattaattataataaaacataattcaacattttaagaaaatttattattatataaacttagagaaatatatacatattattacacACACCGAAAATGAGAAATTTTATATGGTCCCCAAAATTGTCAactttaaaaatgtgtgCAACGATTAATTTGGCGTTGCACTTGTTCGTATACTACTCTGCTATTTTGCTGCTttgctattttttattttattttttttattttttatttttttgttttaaagtGTAAAACTACAGCGGTGGCTGTCCTACTGCGGACACCGCATCCTTCTTCAATTCTTTcgcattaaaaataataaagataaacATAACAAAGCAGTTAGAAAATGTCAATTAGCATAATCGCTACTTGCTTTGTTTTACCATTTTAGTCgctttaaatttgtttgcATAATtattcgaaaaaaaaaccaaGGGCAACCAATTTAcagaacaaaaaataaactcaAAAAGATGGACAATTCATCATGTTAGTAAATAGCTAATATACAaagtatacatatttatgtatgcctttttaatttttcgtATTATTCAATAAAGtagtttataaaaaatagttatatatGTGGATTTACAATTTTGACACAACATATTTGTTTGTCTATTCTCATagttttcataaaaattataaaaaaacaagaatggtctaaaaaattttatttttataaatatttattaaaaaaaaaaaaaaaaaattctttaaacagaaacaaaaaatgaaatataacGGTAGTATTATTGCTATATATGTAGTACAAATATGTAAGTATTTTTCAACATTTTCAACATTTTCAGCATTTTCAACATTTTCAACACTTTCAAAGAAGTTCAGTCCTTTCGGTGAGATACAACATGCTTGAAGAGCAATTTTGGGATTTCGAGCATATCAACTTCATCTTTTTCTAAAACTTGTTTTAACTTATTATCAGggataatttttcttttcatatCTGGgttttgtaaattattgtccttaatatatttccatgCATATTTCAAAACAAAAACTCTTGATGCTGTGTctgtatttataaattcttTTAAAGGGCTTTTAATTTCACATTCAATTTGTAAACCATTaggttttttttctttcccACTTTCACTACTTTTATCAGTTGTCCCATAATTGTATTTTGCCATAAATCTGTTTAAGGGTGAAAATGATTCATACCCAATAATCTTATTTTtcgaattaaataattttaccCTAATActattcatttttgtatgcttttaaatattcctatatatataatgtgtAGTGTGTGCacgaatataaaaagtataacctttttttttgtgaatattttatttttttttgtaattatttcaaataatacataataaatatcttactattttatatgttaaCGAAAAATcggaaaaagaaaagtaaaaaaattttttaaatatatttaaatatatgaataataatgaaaaaaagtaatatattcctacacatatgtataataattttttttggaagGGGGaatatcaattttattcCCATTGAggatatacaaaaaatgtatatatacgcTTATgagaaaaaagtaaaatatatttttaaaaatactaccccgtttttttttcatatatattaagtaCACCATATGTTTGTATATTaacatgtttatttttcaatttatttttcattttatttttcattttattttttactttatttttcagACGGTCAtacttttaattattacataCGCATGGTATTTTCACAGTATTCatgcaaataaataaaaataaaaaaataaacaaataaataggAAACGAAATATGTGTGTGATATTTTTACCTTGTTTATAtcttgtatttttttaaaaaattatttaaagttgtataattatcaagtctgttttattatatattaaacatttacgatttaatatttttcagcatatttatacgatattaaaaaaaaaaacatgaatatgtatgtaacatttttacgtgtaaaaaaaggaaaaatgtaaactcatgcatatgcatacataagTAGGCATACATAAATAGGCATACATAAGTAGGCATACATAAGTAGGTATATACAGAATGGGAGAAACCCATTTTGATAGTTTAAAGTTAGTATGCCCCTAACATTATCAACCTGGGCAGCTTAACAGATGGGAAAAATGCAGATATCATGGTTTTCTTATGTATTCCCATCCAATCTGGGGTCTATAGTTATTTTTTGCTTGACTTTCTTTTTACACAGAAGTCTATTTTGataatcataaaaatgGGAGGAGTATTGGACATGGCATTTtcttatatgcatataatgtGTGTAGCGAATTTCAACCTAATCCTTTTTTAAGTCTAGCAATGTAGTATTTATTCCTAAATtatcaataatataaatttctGCTTGATCTCctgtatatatatctctTTCTGTTGCTGATGTCATAGCATctttaacaaaattaatatcatctcctaaattaaaatccatatttttaattaattgatttttttgttcaaCCCTATTATCTAGTATGGGCAATATAAGAGAGGAACCACTACCTGTACATGCATGTGTTGATTGATAATATGAACCGATAGCATCATAACTATACAATACCCcttttccattttcatCTATCCCAgctaatatattaaaagtatAGTAAGGGAAAAATCGTCGGCTATATAATGTGacacataataatttggCAATCACATGAACACTAGGATAATGTGAGTGttctaaataaaataattgaatttttttctgtAAATGGTGGAAAAATTAGGAAATAAATTAcagcaataataataatagttcTACAATAAGCACATGTAAGCATAGCCTATACATGTTTTCTTagtttttttgaataacaAACCTGTAATAGGGAGTGCAGTGTTTTTATATCTGATTGCATTCCAGATGACCCAATAATACACTTATCAGTTctgcataaaaaataaaaatatatatataaatgtttaagtaatatattttatatgatatattagGAACACACTACTATAAACAAACACAGCATTATGaatgcataatttttttttacattttggATATCTTGGGGCAGTTTCTTGTGTATATGGAATAAGACAATGACAAACGAGTATCTCCAGCCAAAATTACATAATCCTTTCCTGTTAAGCCAATAACAGTTctgtcaaaaaaaaaatgatgtttTGATTATACACTACATATATTCATCTAttacttataaaaatatgagcacataattatgttagtagcataaatattttcgtATGGGCTTTCTAAAGGTTtcattccttttttttttttataaaatatatttacttataagtatttcattttttttttgtttcttaCCCCCCATTGTCAACATATGGATTCCACCTTTTAGAAGGTCGAGCATGCTCTATTGGGgcttcattttcttctgctttttttttttcaactaaattattatttaattgtaaaatttccattttttttacaaaaataatgtgaCTAATATTATAGAAGAAAATACAGTATTTATAAACAGTAGTATTGTGCTTCTCTTACTTTATAatcaattataaaaaaagattgagaacaacaaaaaagtgttataaatataaataataaataatagatAATAGCAAAGGTATgtgttattattacattaatttaattatatgtataagccatactataattttacaatttttttatttttagttttTACATTTGAGAAAGCCCCCATTTTATATGCACAAATATGTTATGCGTATAATtacatcatatatattatgcctaaataataatactatatattatgcaatttttttctttcattttttagaaaaaacaGTAACACTTatcttatttataataacaaaaaaataaacatacaATTGCACACataatcataatatataaaatatagtattattatattttcctaacttttgaagaaaatgtactatatttttttttttttttttccttccCATTTTTAACTATTTATTCAGGGTTTTATTTGATACATTTTGTCATGCTTTTCCCACATaccttttattatttatttttataatacctaattataaagaaacaataaaagaatatgCCTTAACATCCTATTTAATGTTGTAAGCTTaggttattttttattttgtaaaaaaagtcTTTCTATATGTATGTTCCCCTTCCTATGTTTGAATAATTACACCTATTGCtgttatatgttttataaatataagtagCTTTTTCCAAAAAGGTGTTTGTTTTTCAGAGAAACGCTTGTTGgcatatacacatatttgAGTTATAAGttttttagtttttatttacacaCATATTTGTGTtggtttatatatttttgtgtaaatatacaaaaaaaaaaggataaagtaaaaaaataatataatgaatgATGAAAAAGGGTGTGGATGAAGTATTGCTTTTGCAAAAacgttttatatttccttttcatttttatttttttctataagGTGAGTAGATATTGTAGTATTGCTATCcttatttttaagaaaCATGCTGTTATTTGTGTTAGGGGaagaataattaaatagGTTGTACGTTTTAACGATTGAAATTGGTTTGCTTTGCTTTctgtttaaaaatttttgaacagctattgaaatatattttctataaaagTTATATTCATGTGAtgatacatataatttataatctaataaatttaaaaaatgggcttctaatttatttaattcttttgTTGTAATTCCTCCAACTTTTGCATAAAAAGcatttgaataatataagtCGTCGAAAAATTTTGCAGATATCATAACTGctgttattattaatctatgtatacataataatgataatgtaATATCTTTAtggatttttataattcgatctaaatatatcataagTAAAACAAAACATTCATTACTACAACCTATATATTTCCCAATTCGttcaacatatttttttattgatatATCTGGTACTTGTGAAGCATGAAAAGttgttatttttccatCTCCTTTgctcatttttatcatttctCCTAAAACAATTGgtatatacattatataatCTTTGTGTGTCCTTGGAGCATTTATTTCAATATCATAATCCatttttcacaattttCATGTCTTGGGTTATTTTATGTACGCTGTCAAAGTAATGTAGGAAATGTCGAATCTCTACACGCAATTATCAAGtctatatatgcatatatttatttgcttATGTCTATATCATGCACTTAGCATGTgactatatatttttatgaatatcaATGTAATGAAAGACAATATATActgaaatataaaaattttcacaTAAATTGGCTAGTTTGAGTTTTTACATGACCATGtaaggtaaaaaaaatataatattcaactaaacaaattaagcataataaatttagcaagcatatttaatatatagacgaataaatatttttaatatctgGTCGTTAttcttaatatatttgtttcattaaaattgtgattatattattatttttacaaaaaatggaaaaaaaaaaataaaaaaatataaaaaaaaaaaaaaatattaaaaaaaaaaaatatacaaataaaaataaaaaaaaataaaatagctaTTTATATAGCTTAATAAAATAGGAACAAATTTTGTAGgttctataaaaatatataaaaagcagacatatttatgatatattcaatttttcattgtatagatatatcagaatatatatacctatATGTGATTTGTACAATTGCTTAGCTACTCTTGTGTAGGTTATACTTGTGTGTGTGTGCAGACAAAATTTGGCTTGTCTATCCATTgtgaaagaaaataaagtaaTACAAGggtaaataaattaaaacttAAAAGTTGTGAGTTCAGTATTaaacatgaaaaaaaatataaaaaaataacgacAATAAAATGAGTAGCAAATTCGATGAGCAAGAAGATAAAATCTCGTCATCGCTggtaatatttatgaatataatactataaaatttatatatggaaaaaaaaatcaatcgATAAATggtaaacaaaattataaaaagggAGGATACAGCTTGTATACCCACCTCAAAGTTTGAATGGGAAATTATATccatgcatatatgtatttttatttttgctttgtttaaattaaaaaatgggcTTAATTATTAGCTAAATTAGGAggaaacaaattatatagaaaataaataagaaaaGCGAAAAAAGCCAAAACCGTtgtttgaatatttttctaagATA
This Plasmodium chabaudi chabaudi strain AS genome assembly, chromosome: 12 DNA region includes the following protein-coding sequences:
- a CDS encoding NOSIP domain-containing protein, putative (term=annotation;date=20170225;qualifier=removed_product=conserved protein, unknown function;qualifier=added_product=nosip domain-containing protein, putative;curatorName=ucb@sanger.ac.uk;~;query 231-231;GPI_cleavage_site_score=0.3306;~pfam_scan;Pfam:PF15906.1; E()=3.4E-11;score=43.0;query 4-75;description=zf-NOSIP;~iprscan;InterPro:IPR016818 : Nitric oxide synthase-interacting;PIRSF:PIRSF023577; score=1.6E-90;query1-268;description=Nitric oxide synthase-interacting protein;~iprscan;Superfamily:SSF57850; score=1.86E-8;query 37-76;description=null;~iprscan;InterPro:IPR031790 : Nitric oxide synthase-interacting protein, zinc-finger;Pfam:PF15906; score=3.5E-11;query 4-75;description=Nitric oxide synthase-interacting protein, zinc-finger) — translated: MTRHSKNNTANPIFTYHERKKVKDAGTLKERLGKDSMRKFEQCWICLRTSETPVSTPYGHIFCKICIVNNFLAQKKEYSKKKKEYENYIKDMDRKKKEEALHMREKEKMKFLDDLENVHENVKKTDERKTGVDISSNFWIAGNAKVKKDIDKKLKPPSNKLVCPISGKPIKMSELITINPEVIDQNDTINGNWVCSFSKKNIDHNKAVLIKKTGQIIIKSVFEKFIYGKKNSLEIEVGDEDFINLQPGGTAFCTHNNVQNSMYREVLL